The genomic stretch CCAGGGCGTGGCGGATGGCACGCAGGTTCTCCACGGGCAGGGAGACGACCCGGCGCAGCGCGTGCCGGTCGCCGCTCCACTGCGGCAGCACGCGCAGCGCGGACCTGATCTCCTCCGCGGTCAGCGGCGCGCTGTGGCCCTTGGGCCCGGTGATGCCGCCGCCGCTCTCCGGCGGCCGGAACAGGCCGCGGACCTGCTCGGGGATGTGCAGCCTGGCCACCAGCTCGGGGTCCTGCTCGGCCACCGCGGCGAGCACGGCCTGCGCTCTGAGCCTGGCCTGCTCGGGCGGGCGGTGGCCGAGGAGGGCGGCCTGGCGGACGAAGCCCTCCTCAGTGCCGTCGCTACGCGGGTGATCCATCGGGAAGTCGTCGGTGAGCTCGGGTGGCAGCGCCTCGATGAGCCGTTGCCGGTCTTCGTCCTCCAGCGTGCGTGCCAGCGTGGTCAGCGTGGCCTCGGCGGCGGCTCTGGCCGGGCCCGCGTCAAGCCCCGTCATGCGGCCGATGGCAGCAAGAAGCTCCCGATATTCCATGATTTCCCCCGATTACTGCCGCTCAGGCGTTCCGTGCCCAGCTTTGGGCCTTCGATACCTCCAGCAGGGACCACAGCCAGGACGGGGTCAGCGGCACGTCGGTGATCTTGTCGGCAATCTCGGGGAGGGCGTCGGCGACCGCATTGGCGATGGCGGCGGGCGGGCCGATCGTGCCGGCCTCGCCGACGCCTTTCATGCCGCCCGGTGTGATCGGCGAGGGTGTCTCCAGCATCACGACCTGGATGTCCGGGATCTCCTTCGTGGTGGGCAGGAAGTAGTCGGTGATCGGCTGGCCGTCCTCCGTGTAGACGATCTCCTCGGTCAGCGCCTCGCCGATGCCCTGGGCCACGCCGCCATGGATCTGGCCCTCCACCACCGCCGGGTTCACCAGCACGCCGGCGTCGTTGACCACCCAATAGCGCTCCACCTCGACCGCCCCGGTCTCCGGGTCGACGGCCACGGCGGCCGCGTGCGCTCCGTACGCGTAGGTGTAGGCGGCCGGGTCGTAGCTGGCCCGCTCCTCCAGCCCGGGCGAGACCCCTTCCGGCAGGTCCCAGCCGCGCCACGCGGACGTGGCCAGCTCGCGTAGCGTCACGGACGCCTGCGGGTCGCCCTTCACGCGCACGGCGCCGTCGGCGATCTCCAGGTCGGCGGGCGCGGCCTCCAGCCGGTGGGCGGCGATGGCCACGAGCTTGTCCCGCAGCAGAGCGGCGGCCTGGATGACGGCCCCGCCGCCGACCGCCAGCGCCCGGCTGGCGATCGACCCGATCCCCGAGTACGGCGTCGTGTCCGTGTCCCCCATCACCACCCGCACCCGTTCGATGGGCACCCCCACGCGGTCGGCGGTGAGCTGGGCCAGCGCCGTCTCGATGCCCTGACCGATCGGCACCACCCCGGCCGAGACGACCACGGATCCGTCCTGCTCCATGCGCAGGACCGCCGTCTCGTATCCGCCGGCCAGGAAACCGGTGGCCTTGAGGTCCATCGAGGGACCCATGCCGGTGCTCTCCACGTGGCAGGAGTAACCGATCCCGCGCCTGCGCCCGTCGTCCTTCTCCACCGGCATGGCGAGGTGGTGCAGCGTACGCAGGGCACGGGGGTAGTCGCCCGAGTCGTAGGGCGTGTGGACGCGCGTCGTGTACGGCAGGTCCTCAGGCCCGAGCATGTTACGCAGCCGCAGCTCGACCCGGTCGATGCCCAGCCTGCGTGCCGCCTCGTCGATCAGCCGCTCCCTGGTCAGCGTGCCCTCGGGCTGGCCGAAGCCCCGGTAGGAGCCGGTCGGCGTGGTGGTGGTGACGACGCCGCGCACGCGTACCGCGACCCGGTCGAACCGGTACGGTCCCGGCAACAACGTGGCCGTCACCGCCGCGGTCGAGACGCCGACGTTCGACGGGTGGGCGCCGATGTCGCCGAGCACGTCCACCTGCAGCGCCACGAACCGCCCGTCGCCGTCGAGCGCCAGCCGCCCCCGGTGCACGGCGGCCCGCGCGGGCAGCGTCGCCAGCAGGCGGTCGCCGGGCGACTCCATCCAGGACACGGGGCGGCCGAGGCGCATGGCGGCCAGGCAGATGAGCGCCTCGTCGGGGTAGACGTGCTCCTTGCCGCCGAACCCGCCTCCGATGTCGCCGCCGATCACGCGTACCCGGTCGTGGGCCAGCCCGAGCGCGTCCGCCAGTTGCTCGCGGGCGTGGTGCGGCGCCTGGGTGGAGGTGTGGACGGTCAGCTCGTCGTCGGCGTAGGAGGCCACCACGCCGCGCGGCTCCATCGGGTACGGCGAGACCCGGCCCATCCGGAACGTCATCTCCACCACGTGCTCGGCCTCCTCGATGGCCGCCCAGCAGTCGGCGTCGCCGAGCGTGAAGTCGGTGAGCACGTTGGTGCCCCAGTCCGGATAGAGCAGCGGGGCGTCGCCCTCCAGCGCCCGCTCCATCCCGGCCACGGCAGGCAGCTCGTCGAGCTCCAGCTCTACCAGGTCGGCGGCGTCCCTGGCGGCCTCGGGCGTGCGGGCGACGACGACGGCGAGGGGCTGGCCGGCGTACCTGATCGCCTCGTCCAGCACCGGATACTCCGTGATCTGCTGGCCTGGCGCCACGCTGACACAGGGCAGGCGCATGCCGGCCGCGTCGGCCGGGACGATCACGTCGAGCACGCCCTCGGCCGCCCAGGCCGCCTTGGTGTCACAGCCGAGCAGCCGGCCGTGGGCGATGGGGCTGCGGACCACGTACGCGTGGGCAGCGCCCGGCAGGCGGACGTTGCCGACGTACCTGCCGCGGCCGGTCAGCAGTCTGGCGTCTTCCCTGCGCGGCGTCCTGGCGCCGACGTACGCGTCTCCCATGGCCCCGATTGTGAGCGCCGTCCGGTGAACGGTCCATACGGGTCACACTGTGCGGGTGATCGAGTCGACCCGGCGGACGCGCCCGTCGGGGGCGTACCGGGCGAACAGATAGATCTCCATCGTGATCGTCTTGCCTTGGCGCAGACCCGCCTGCAACGTGTAGCGCGCCGCGGCCACGTCCTCGCCCACGAGGCTTTCGTGCACGTCTATCCGCAGGCTCTTCCCGTTCTTGCGCGCCGGCTTCACGTGGTCGATCAGGCGCTGGCGGTCGAGGCAGATGCCGTCGTTCCAGTACTCGATCTCGGGCACGTAGTAGCGGTCGATGATGGCGGCGGCATCCTCGTTCCCTAACCCCAGTTCCTGAGGCATCTCGGTGAGGAAGGCGTGGAAACGCTCCGCCAGGTCGATGGGCATACTGATCCCCTTCATACGACTTCGAAACTCGCCATCATCGCCATGTCCTCGTGCTCGAGGTTGTGGCAGTGCAGTACGTAGCGCCCCCGGTAGCCGGTGAACCTGGTGACGATCTCGACGGTCTGCGCGTCGCGCAGCTCGACGGTGTCCTTCCACTCCGGCGGCCCGGCCGGTCGCTCGCCGTTGACCGACAACACCTGGAAGTGGTCGAGATGCAGGTGCACCGGATGCGCCACATCGCTGGTCAGCCGCCAGATCTCGACGTCGCCGAGCTTGGGCCTGGCCTCCATGCGCTTCGGGTCGAACGGCCGCCCGTTGATCAGCCAGCCGGTGCCGCCGTGCATGCTGCCGCTGCTGAACTCGAAGTCCCGCGTCACCGTGGCCTTGCCCGGGTCGAGCGCCTCGACGGTGGACAGCCGCTGCGGCACGGCCGAGTCGTCGGACTCGTCCCGGTCCACCGCGAACCGCATCACCCTCGCCTGCGGACCCTCCCCTGCCAGATTCCGCAGCTCGACGTGCTGGCCGAGCTTGTAAGCGGAGAAATCCACGATCACGTCCGCGCGCTCTCCCGGGGCGAGGCGGAACTGCCGCACCGTGCGCGGGGCGCTCAGGAGCCCGCCGTCGCTGCCGATCTGGATCATCGGGCCGCCGGTGGCCAGCTCGTACGCGCGCGCGTTGGAGCCGTTGCACAACCGCAGCCGGTAGCGGGCTCTGGCCACCCGCAGCTCCGGCCACGGCGCCCCGTTCACCAGGATCACGTCGCCGAGCACGCCGCCCATGTACCCTTCCTGCACCCCGGGCCGGTCGCCCAGCGCCGGGTAGAGCAGGTTGCCGTCGGCGGCGAACGACCGGTCGCAGATCAGCAGCGGCAGGTCACGTTCCCCGGCGGGCAGCGGCAGCGCCTCCTCCTCGGCGTCGCGTACCAGGAACATGCCGGCCAGCCCGCGCCAGACCTGCGGCCCGGTGTAGTCCATGCGGTGGTCGTGGTACCAGAGCGTGGCGGCCCGCTGCTCCAGCGGGAACACGTACTCGCGCGCGGCCCCCGGCGCCACCAGGTCCGTCGGGAAGCCGTCGGACTCGGGTGGCGTGTGCCCGCCGTGCAGGTGGAGGACGGTCGGCACGCCGAGCTGGTTGACCAGCTTCACGACGGTCTTGCGACCGCTGCGGGCCACGATGGTCGGCCCGGGGAACTGCCCGCCATATCCCCAGATCTGGGTACGCAGCCCGGGCAACGCCTCCACGTCGGCCGCCTGCTCGGCCAGCTCGTAGAAGTCGGCCCCGCCGGCGCTCCGGACCGGCTTGGCCACCTCGGGGACCGGCAGCGGCACCGCGTACGGCTTGGGCAGCGGCGCCGCACTGGCCAGGAGCTGCGGCTGCGGGGTGCCGGCGAGCAGCGAGCAGCCGGGCACCGCGGCCACCGCCACCGCGCCCAGGCCGAGCAGGCGCAGCGCGTCCCGTCTGGACGGGTTCATGCCGGGCCCGGTCTGCCCAGCACCCTGCTGAGCTGCATGACGCCGCCGCCGAACAGCAGCACCCCGAGCGGCAGGTGAACGGTCTTCACGTGCGCGACACCGAGGATCGCCGCCACGATCGTGAAGACGAGCAACAACGCGGCCGGGGCGATGAACCGCGGCGACCCCCCGCCCGGCCGCCACACCAGGATCGCCACGACCAGGTGCAGCAGGCCGATGATGACCAGGGCGACGCCCGAGGTCATGTGCAGGGCCCGGCCGCCGGGCGAGGACAGCAGCAGCCCCGCCGTCACCGCCTGGAACAGCAGGGCGACGACGTGCAGGGCCGCCACGGCCCGGAGCGCCTGGGTGGTCCAGGAAACGGGGGCGACGGTCTGGACGGTCATGTCGGTTCTCCTGCGGGTGCGCTGGTGATGAGGGTTTCGGTGTCCATATCCGCACATGGTGGTGTTCCGGCCGGTCAGCGGTCGTCATGCGGGAGAAGGCTTCTGCCCGTACGACGTCGGGATCACGATCTACGGGACTACTTCGCCGGGAGTAGCGACGGAATACGCCCTCCAACGGAGGATCATCGCGGGAGAAGACCCTAATCTGCAGAGATGAGCTATCTGGACCGGTGGCCGCCGCTCGTCAAGGACGGCCTGCTCGCCGTGGTGGTGGCCGCCGCGCTGTCGGTCACCGTGGCAGACACGCCGGGCGCGGGAGCGCTCGACCTCGCGGCCGTCGTCACCGGGTCGCTCGTGCTCGTCGCCTGGCGCCGGGCGCCCCTGGTGTCCCTGGTCGTCAGCACGGCCTGCATGCTCGTGTACGCGGCGCACGCCCAGCCGGGCCCGCCGTCCGCCTTTCCCGTACTGGTGTCGGTGTTCGCCGCGGTCAGGGCCGGCCACCGGTTGCCCGCAGCGCTGGCGAGCGTGGCGTTCCTGGGCGGCAGCCTGGCGTTGAACCTGCCCAACGCCGACGTGTCCGGGCGGAATCTCCAGACCACCACACTGCTCGTGGGCTGGTTCCTCACGGCAGGCGTGGGGGCGACGGTGACCCGGCACCGGCAGGCGTACCTGGAGCAGGCCGAGCAGCGGGCCGCCGATGCCGAGCGCACCCGCGAGGAGGTCGCGCGGCGCCGGGCCGGCGAGGAGCGGCTGCGCATCGCCAGGGAGCTGCACGACTCGCTCACCCACAGCATCTCCATCATCAAGGTGCAGGCAGGGGTCGCCGTCCACCTGGCGCGCAAGCGCGGCGAGGAGGTGCCCGCGGCGCTGCTGGCCATCCAGGAGGCCGGCAGCGACGCCATGCGGGAGCTGCGCGCCACTCTTGAGGTGCTGCGCGACTCCGACGGCGAGCCCGCGGCCAGCGG from Nonomuraea polychroma encodes the following:
- a CDS encoding DUF2267 domain-containing protein, whose translation is MEYRELLAAIGRMTGLDAGPARAAAEATLTTLARTLEDEDRQRLIEALPPELTDDFPMDHPRSDGTEEGFVRQAALLGHRPPEQARLRAQAVLAAVAEQDPELVARLHIPEQVRGLFRPPESGGGITGPKGHSAPLTAEEIRSALRVLPQWSGDRHALRRVVSLPVENLRAIRHALEKLKLTYGRAPHLEDTADGLEIVVCTTSADAVTALDVELATRVDEVIEEMGAGIAGPS
- a CDS encoding xanthine dehydrogenase family protein molybdopterin-binding subunit, which gives rise to MGDAYVGARTPRREDARLLTGRGRYVGNVRLPGAAHAYVVRSPIAHGRLLGCDTKAAWAAEGVLDVIVPADAAGMRLPCVSVAPGQQITEYPVLDEAIRYAGQPLAVVVARTPEAARDAADLVELELDELPAVAGMERALEGDAPLLYPDWGTNVLTDFTLGDADCWAAIEEAEHVVEMTFRMGRVSPYPMEPRGVVASYADDELTVHTSTQAPHHAREQLADALGLAHDRVRVIGGDIGGGFGGKEHVYPDEALICLAAMRLGRPVSWMESPGDRLLATLPARAAVHRGRLALDGDGRFVALQVDVLGDIGAHPSNVGVSTAAVTATLLPGPYRFDRVAVRVRGVVTTTTPTGSYRGFGQPEGTLTRERLIDEAARRLGIDRVELRLRNMLGPEDLPYTTRVHTPYDSGDYPRALRTLHHLAMPVEKDDGRRRGIGYSCHVESTGMGPSMDLKATGFLAGGYETAVLRMEQDGSVVVSAGVVPIGQGIETALAQLTADRVGVPIERVRVVMGDTDTTPYSGIGSIASRALAVGGGAVIQAAALLRDKLVAIAAHRLEAAPADLEIADGAVRVKGDPQASVTLRELATSAWRGWDLPEGVSPGLEERASYDPAAYTYAYGAHAAAVAVDPETGAVEVERYWVVNDAGVLVNPAVVEGQIHGGVAQGIGEALTEEIVYTEDGQPITDYFLPTTKEIPDIQVVMLETPSPITPGGMKGVGEAGTIGPPAAIANAVADALPEIADKITDVPLTPSWLWSLLEVSKAQSWARNA
- a CDS encoding nuclear transport factor 2 family protein, giving the protein MPIDLAERFHAFLTEMPQELGLGNEDAAAIIDRYYVPEIEYWNDGICLDRQRLIDHVKPARKNGKSLRIDVHESLVGEDVAAARYTLQAGLRQGKTITMEIYLFARYAPDGRVRRVDSITRTV
- a CDS encoding multicopper oxidase family protein, which gives rise to MNPSRRDALRLLGLGAVAVAAVPGCSLLAGTPQPQLLASAAPLPKPYAVPLPVPEVAKPVRSAGGADFYELAEQAADVEALPGLRTQIWGYGGQFPGPTIVARSGRKTVVKLVNQLGVPTVLHLHGGHTPPESDGFPTDLVAPGAAREYVFPLEQRAATLWYHDHRMDYTGPQVWRGLAGMFLVRDAEEEALPLPAGERDLPLLICDRSFAADGNLLYPALGDRPGVQEGYMGGVLGDVILVNGAPWPELRVARARYRLRLCNGSNARAYELATGGPMIQIGSDGGLLSAPRTVRQFRLAPGERADVIVDFSAYKLGQHVELRNLAGEGPQARVMRFAVDRDESDDSAVPQRLSTVEALDPGKATVTRDFEFSSGSMHGGTGWLINGRPFDPKRMEARPKLGDVEIWRLTSDVAHPVHLHLDHFQVLSVNGERPAGPPEWKDTVELRDAQTVEIVTRFTGYRGRYVLHCHNLEHEDMAMMASFEVV
- a CDS encoding sensor histidine kinase encodes the protein MSYLDRWPPLVKDGLLAVVVAAALSVTVADTPGAGALDLAAVVTGSLVLVAWRRAPLVSLVVSTACMLVYAAHAQPGPPSAFPVLVSVFAAVRAGHRLPAALASVAFLGGSLALNLPNADVSGRNLQTTTLLVGWFLTAGVGATVTRHRQAYLEQAEQRAADAERTREEVARRRAGEERLRIARELHDSLTHSISIIKVQAGVAVHLARKRGEEVPAALLAIQEAGSDAMRELRATLEVLRDSDGEPAASGLDRLDDLVERARSTGLPATVTISGVRRRLPAEVDNAAYRIVQEALTNVSRHAGGATASVRVDYAGDELVVQVDDDGQASADAPPVPGVGLLGMRERVAALGGRLRAEPRPEGGFTVRAELPLKETP